The DNA region GCTACGCCCGTCCTTAAATGTGAACCGCAGGGTTATGGCTTTTTAATAAATTTTAAAGCCCCTGAGTTCATGCAGTACCTTTTGCCGCCGCGGTCGGCAGGTCCGTCATCAAATACGTGGCCAAGGTGTAAGCCTGTACTTTTTTCAATAACTTCATCACGGCTCATGCCGTAGCTGTTATCAGTAATTATTGCTACTTTTTTCGAGTCGACAGGTTTAACAAAACTTGGCCAGCCCGTACCGCTATCAAATTTGTCATCAGAGGTGAATAGCGTATCGCCGGTTGCGGCGCTTACGTAAACACCTTTTTCATGATTGTTCCAATACTCGTTCTGATAGGGAGGTTCGGTGCCGCTTTCAACCAT from Mucilaginibacter sp. SJ includes:
- the msrB gene encoding peptide-methionine (R)-S-oxide reductase MsrB, with protein sequence MKTLILTVIALTILIAFGCQNTNGQDAKRKLSKPADEWKKTLTSNQYHIMVESGTEPPYQNEYWNNHEKGVYVSAATGDTLFTSDDKFDSGTGWPSFVKPVDSKKVAIITDNSYGMSRDEVIEKSTGLHLGHVFDDGPADRGGKRYCMNSGALKFIKKP